The genomic interval CGGCCGGGCGGTCGGTGTACGAGCGGCTCGGGTTCCGGGAGTACTGCACGATCGAGCTCTACGAGTGGGCTCCGACCGGCTGAGGTGCTTCGGCGGTACGGCCGGCGCGCTCGCGGAGCAGGAGCGCGGCGTCGATGAGCATGACGACCGCGGTCAGACCGTGGACGCCGAACGCGGTGGCGGCCGGGCCCTCGTGACTCAGGACGGTGATCATGTCCACGACCGGGATCAGCGCCGTGATCGCCATCAGTACGCCGGTCGCGCGCCGCTGACGGAGCGCGAACAGGGCGAGCAGGTTGAGGCCGATGACGATGTCGCGGATCCCCTTCACCGCGAAGTACCCGGAGGCGATGCCGGTAGGCCACGGGTCGATCCCGAACCCGGCGGCGGCGCCGTGCCCGGAGAACAGGAACCAGCTGCCGAAGGTGAGCGGGAAGATGCCGA from Kribbella sp. NBC_00709 carries:
- a CDS encoding DUF4267 domain-containing protein, whose protein sequence is MRRFTTVLTVLLGIFPLTFGSWFLFSGHGAAAGFGIDPWPTGIASGYFAVKGIRDIVIGLNLLALFALRQRRATGVLMAITALIPVVDMITVLSHEGPAATAFGVHGLTAVVMLIDAALLLRERAGRTAEAPQPVGAHS